Proteins from a genomic interval of Clostridium sp. AN503:
- a CDS encoding barstar family protein gives MAAFSRYVNNCSKVDWTILINGSMSLYCDENILIKDIDWLKNNQYKVIILDFNEILSIEEFHVRIKNACEFPDYYGENMPALSDCLLHDLKIPYEGGYALVLKNFDLFYLKDKGMAHDILERLSEASRQRMLTGERLIALLQSNNPKFVPDTIGAYKISWNRHEFEEAHRIKK, from the coding sequence ATGGCAGCATTTAGTCGGTATGTAAATAATTGTTCTAAAGTAGACTGGACAATATTGATTAATGGCTCCATGTCACTATATTGTGATGAAAATATATTGATAAAAGATATAGATTGGTTGAAAAACAATCAGTACAAAGTTATTATTTTAGATTTTAATGAAATATTGAGCATCGAAGAATTTCATGTAAGAATTAAAAATGCATGTGAATTTCCAGATTACTATGGAGAAAATATGCCTGCTTTGAGTGACTGTTTGCTTCACGATTTGAAGATACCGTATGAAGGCGGTTATGCTTTAGTTTTAAAAAACTTTGATTTATTTTATTTGAAAGATAAGGGAATGGCACATGATATTTTGGAAAGATTAAGTGAAGCTTCGAGGCAACGTATGCTAACGGGAGAGAGATTAATAGCATTACTGCAATCTAATAACCCAAAGTTTGTTCCAGATACTATAGGAGCATATAAGATATCGTGGAACAGACATGAGTTTGAGGAAGCACATAGAATCAAAAAGTAA